Part of the Drosophila kikkawai strain 14028-0561.14 chromosome 3L, DkikHiC1v2, whole genome shotgun sequence genome is shown below.
TTCAGCCTTTTTGCCAGCCTCAAAGATCTGTTCCAACTGGCTAATTAGGCCTATGACGCGATAGTTCTCCCTCATCAGAGCAAAATCCTCGAGGGGTTTCAGAAGAAGCAGTGCATCCTTGAAGTTCTTCACGTTGCGTGGAAGCGGAGGCTCGTCGATGATCTCTGAGTTGTGACTAGGAATGAAAGCAGTTGTAATTGCTGGCATTTCATCATCCACAAGCTGATAATCACAGATGTGAATCGGTGAATGATGAAGCTGTTCGATCTCCAAAGAGCTGTTGTGGTGGGAATTATCATTCAACTCCTCAATTAAGGGTGTGCCAGGTAAGTTATCTATGTCGTCTTTATCTTCAATATCCATGGTCACGGAAACGTTATTAACTTCGTCTTCAAACTCCAGGTCTATCGAGGTGCCTTGTTTGTGTTCAGAGTTTTTCTGCAGGTTTTTTGCATGATCCAAAAGCTGTTCAATGTCATCAACGGTCTCCACAACTCTCGGTTCCAAGTTGGAGGCCATGGCGGAATGTCGTACACAGTGAGACATTATGTTTTTCAAGTCCAACGATATACGCGGTCTTTGTGTAAAATTAGTTAAGTTTTTTGAGAAATTTATGTCGTAGGCGGCCATAAATTGATTAATCCAACTCTTGTTTGGCGTAAAGCCATCGATTCCCATGAGGTTGCGGAACTCGATGGCACGCTGGAGGATATCCTCTTCGCTGACGTCTGTCAGAAGATGAAACCGAGCCCTTTGGGTATACTCGTACACACAGTAGCCCAAAAGGTTCAGTTTGCGTCTACGCAGTTCGCTGTCCTCTTTGGACTGCTTGCTCAGGAGAACGGTGGCCTCGTGGAACTCCAAGATGGCTTTTCGATTGGACACCACGCGAATGATCTGCTCCAAGCTGCAGTTGAAGTTTTGAGCGATCTTGTTGTACATGGCTTCGTTATCGAACTGCCGAATGGCAGCCAAGCGCTCATCCAGTGTCAAAACGTAACGAAGCGGTTTTCTTGTTTCGGTTTTAACGGTTTCATTGTCATTTTCAGTCTGGAAATTAGTATTTAGtattgagaaaataaatataataaatattttagcacTTACATTTTCTAAGGTGTTGTTTTCTGGTAAACTTCCAAGTTGCTTTTTGGCTATATCTTCAACTGCAGTCATTATCAGGCGCTTTTTGCGCTCTCTGTATTCTTTACTTCTTTCTCCAGGTGTTTTGGGTGgacttctttgttttatatttgcaTCGTCATTACTTTTACATTGCTTTTTAATTACTTCTTGGATAGCCGCTTCTTTCTGAttaaaattctggaaaaaccaatgaatattataattttatattaatctaaattcataaattaaaacttactATTTTGGAGTCTTTTAGTATTAATTTCGCAGCACGTTGTAGACTTTTTTGACGCTCTCTGTATGCTTTACTTCGTTCGGAAGCCGTTCGAGCCGGAGGTTTGGTAggctttaataatttttttaaaagtctGTATCGCCTGGCAGCCTCAGCCGCCTTTTCTGCTGGAGACATTTTGGCAAAGTCTTCGGTTACAGGAACGATATCACTATGATGATTATATAGATTTATCagtattttttgtaataaataacaataataaacttCTGCTTGGTTATATTTACCTCATGCTTATTTCATCACTGTCACTTTGGTTTCCTGTGCTCATAGAGTCCTGAACAGAAGTCTCTTGAAACTCatcaaaattctaaaatataaataatgaatggcacaaaattaatttaattattacttaatatataagaaaaatgtaataattttcTTACAATTTCAGAGGATGAAGACAAAGTgatgttaatttttaatggaaCATTACTGTCGTCACTGTCAGATTGTGTTTCTTGGACAGGAGCCTCTTGTATGTAATCCAAgttctaaaaaattatatacatacacagattatttaatttaattataatgaaTAAAAACTTACCATTTCCGAATCTTGGAGATTGAGTTCTTTTGGCAGGATCTCTTGGTAA
Proteins encoded:
- the LOC108080252 gene encoding trichohyalin-like, which produces MSSDEVEVIQGESPLSTEEYADDDFMTWEEYQKKLKKAEANRRYREKKKKLKQPPNDDPISTWEEYEKRRKAAEASRRYRERQKYFYLPSNDDNSLCEEDEKKRKRAEANRRYREKKRLLMAKAPKPNPRTPPAADYSKACRELKKLQQPEAEDCEISSSSVSSKILKAMNNDTESDQFKAEIRYQEILPKELNLQDSEMNLDYIQEAPVQETQSDSDDSNVPLKINITLSSSSEINFDEFQETSVQDSMSTGNQSDSDEISMSDIVPVTEDFAKMSPAEKAAEAARRYRLLKKLLKPTKPPARTASERSKAYRERQKSLQRAAKLILKDSKINFNQKEAAIQEVIKKQCKSNDDANIKQRSPPKTPGERSKEYRERKKRLIMTAVEDIAKKQLGSLPENNTLENTENDNETVKTETRKPLRYVLTLDERLAAIRQFDNEAMYNKIAQNFNCSLEQIIRVVSNRKAILEFHEATVLLSKQSKEDSELRRRKLNLLGYCVYEYTQRARFHLLTDVSEEDILQRAIEFRNLMGIDGFTPNKSWINQFMAAYDINFSKNLTNFTQRPRISLDLKNIMSHCVRHSAMASNLEPRVVETVDDIEQLLDHAKNLQKNSEHKQGTSIDLEFEDEVNNVSVTMDIEDKDDIDNLPGTPLIEELNDNSHHNSSLEIEQLHHSPIHICDYQLVDDEMPAITTAFIPSHNSEIIDEPPLPRNVKNFKDALLLLKPLEDFALMRENYRVIGLISQLEQIFEAGKKAEEVGSLTE